One window of Panthera tigris isolate Pti1 chromosome C2, P.tigris_Pti1_mat1.1, whole genome shotgun sequence genomic DNA carries:
- the CFAP298 gene encoding cilia- and flagella-associated protein 298 isoform X1, whose translation MVLLHVKRGDESQFLLQAPGSTELEELTVQVTRVYNARLKVQRVCSEMEELAEHGIFLPPNMQGLTDDQIEELKLRDEWGEKCVPSGGSVFKKDDIGRRNGQAPNEKMKEVLKKTIEEARAIISKKQVEAGVCVTMEMVKDALDQLRGAVMIVYPMGLPPYDPIRMEFENKEDLSGTQAGLNVIEESEAQLWWAAKELRRTKKLSDYVGKNEKTKIIAKIQQRGQGAPAREPIISSAEQKQLMLYYHRRQEELKKLEENDDDSCLNSPWADNTALKRHFHGVKDIKWRPR comes from the exons ATGGTTCTGCTGCACGTGAAGCGGGGCGACGAGAGCCAGTTCCTGCTGCAGGCGCCGGGGAGCACGGAGCTGGAGGAGCTCACGGTGCAGGTGACCCGGGTCTACAACGCGCGGCTCAAGGTGCAGCGCGTCTGCTCAG aaatggaagaattggCAGAACATGGCATATTTCTCCCTCCTAATATGCAAGGACTGACTGATGACCAGATCGAAGAATTGAAATTAAGGGATGAATGGGGTGAAAAGTGTGTACCCAGTGGGGGCTCGGTATTTAAAAAGGATGACATCGGCCGAAGGAATGGGCAAG CTCCAAATGAAAAGATGAAGGAAGTGTTAAAGAAGACTATAGAAGAGGCCAGAGCAATCATATCGAAG AAACAAGTGGAAGCCGGAGTGTGTGTTACCATGGAGATGGTGAAAGACGCCTTGGACCAGCTGCGAGGTGCAGTGATGATTGTCTATCCCATGGGGCTGCCGCCATACGATCCCATCCGGATGGAATTCGAAAATAAAGAAGACTTGTCTGGGACTCAG GCAGGACTGAATGTTATTGAAGAATCAGAGGCCCAGCTGTGGTGGGCGGCCAAGGAGCTCAGAAGAACAAAGAAGCTTTCAGACTATGTGGGCAAAAACGAGAAAACCAAAATTATCGCCAAGATTCAGCAA AGGGGACAAGGGGCCCCAGCCCGAGAACCGATCATCAGCAGTGCAGAGCAGAAGCAGCTGATGCTGTATTATCACAGAAGACAGGAGGAGCTCAAG aaattggaagaaaatgaCGATGACTCCTGTTTAAATTCCCCATGGGCAGATAACACTGCTTTGAAAAGACATTTCCACGGGGTAAAAGACATCAAGTGGAGGCCAAGATGA
- the CFAP298 gene encoding cilia- and flagella-associated protein 298 isoform X2 — protein sequence MNGVKSVYPVGARYLKRMTSAEGMGKKQVEAGVCVTMEMVKDALDQLRGAVMIVYPMGLPPYDPIRMEFENKEDLSGTQAGLNVIEESEAQLWWAAKELRRTKKLSDYVGKNEKTKIIAKIQQRGQGAPAREPIISSAEQKQLMLYYHRRQEELKKLEENDDDSCLNSPWADNTALKRHFHGVKDIKWRPR from the exons ATGAATGGGGTGAAAAGTGTGTACCCAGTGGGGGCTCGGTATTTAAAAAGGATGACATCGGCCGAAGGAATGGGCAAG AAACAAGTGGAAGCCGGAGTGTGTGTTACCATGGAGATGGTGAAAGACGCCTTGGACCAGCTGCGAGGTGCAGTGATGATTGTCTATCCCATGGGGCTGCCGCCATACGATCCCATCCGGATGGAATTCGAAAATAAAGAAGACTTGTCTGGGACTCAG GCAGGACTGAATGTTATTGAAGAATCAGAGGCCCAGCTGTGGTGGGCGGCCAAGGAGCTCAGAAGAACAAAGAAGCTTTCAGACTATGTGGGCAAAAACGAGAAAACCAAAATTATCGCCAAGATTCAGCAA AGGGGACAAGGGGCCCCAGCCCGAGAACCGATCATCAGCAGTGCAGAGCAGAAGCAGCTGATGCTGTATTATCACAGAAGACAGGAGGAGCTCAAG aaattggaagaaaatgaCGATGACTCCTGTTTAAATTCCCCATGGGCAGATAACACTGCTTTGAAAAGACATTTCCACGGGGTAAAAGACATCAAGTGGAGGCCAAGATGA